Proteins encoded together in one Microcaecilia unicolor chromosome 3, aMicUni1.1, whole genome shotgun sequence window:
- the INSM1 gene encoding insulinoma-associated protein 1: protein MPRGFLVKRSKKSTPISYRVRCEEDEEERLALFATISDSPERGGVSAHLVPPVRDPRPPVQFGNPESVYQALYSPTRPVSKEHDKTFFDSRSFNLGSPVSAESFPTPAVLSTIDHLLFPPAAELKIGAQSSSGGGNNQQHPSAQHQATSAAASTLRNPGKRPPIEAERKPAKPPAAKKTKAIRKLNFEDEVTTSPVLGLKIKEGPVDPPKPRPLASGGNSSKPLGEFICQLCKEEYADPFSLAQHKCSRIVRVEYRCPECDKVFSCPANLASHRRWHKPRPLSSPAKIEDPKEPPGSDRDTPSPGMSESGSEDGLYECQHCSKKFRRQAYLRKHLLAHQTLQNNMKEDLALYPAFPRAEQGTEKTKESRQEDSKSPGPLNMSSSECHLCPVCGETFPSKTSQERHLRLLHSSQVFPCKYCPATFYSSPGLTRHINKCHPSENRQVILLQMPVRPAC from the coding sequence ATGCCCAGGGGGTTTTTGGTGAAAAGGAGCAAGAAATCAACGCCGATTTCGTACCGGGTTCGCTGcgaggaggatgaggaagagCGCTTGGCGCTGTTTGCCACCATCTCTGACAGCCCGGAGCGCGGGGGCGTCAGCGCCCATCTGGTGCCCCCGGTCCGCGATCCTCGGCCTCCGGTCCAGTTCGGCAACCCCGAATCGGTGTACCAAGCGCTGTACAGCCCAACCAGGCCCGTCAGCAAGGAGCACGACAAGACCTTTTTCGACAGCCGCAGCTTCAACCTGGGCTCGCCCGTGTCTGCCGAGTCCTTTCCTACTCCTGCCGTGCTCAGCACCATCGACCACCTGCTCTTCCCCCCGGCGGCCGAGCTCAAGATCGGCGCTCagagcagcagcggcggcggcaaCAACCAACAGCATCCCTCGGCTCAGCATCAAGCCACAAGCGCTGCCGCTTCCACCCTTAGGAACCCAGGCAAGAGACCCCCGATCGAGGCCGAGCGCAAGCCAGCCAAGCCCCCGGCCGCCAAGAAAACCAAAGCCATCCGCAAACTGAACTTCGAGGACGAGGTCACCACCTCGCCGGTGCTGGGGCTGAAGATCAAGGAGGGGCCGGTGGATCCGCCCAAGCCCAGGCCCTTGGCCTCCGGGGGCAACAGCAGCAAACCCTTGGGCGAGTTCATTTGCCAGCTGTGCAAGGAGGAATACGCCGACCCCTTCTCCCTGGCACAGCATAAGTGCTCGCGGATAGTGCGCGTGGAATACCGCTGCCCCGAATGCGACAAGGTGTTCAGCTGCCCGGCCAACTTGGCATCGCATCGGCGTTGGCACAAGCCCCGGCCTCTGTCCTCCCCGGCGAAGATCGAGGACCCAAAGGAGCCCCCTGGCAGCGACCGGGATACCCCGAGCCCCGGGATGTCTGAATCGGGCTCCGAAGATGGGCTCTATGAGTGCCAACACTGCAGCAAGAAGTTCAGGCGCCAAGCTTACCTTCGGAAGCATCTTCTGGCTCACCAGACTCTGCAGAACAATATGAAAGAAGACTTGGCCCTCTACCCGGCCTTCCCCAGGGCGGAGCAGGGCACAGAGAAGACAAAAGAAAGTAGGCAGGAGGACAGCAAGAGCCCCGGCCCTTTAAACATGAGCTCATCCGAGTGCCACCTGTGCCCAGTCTGCGGTGAGACCTTTCCCAGTAAGACCAGTCAGGAGCGTCACCTGCGCCTGCTCCACTCCTCCCAGGTCTTCCCCTGTAAGTACTGCCCGGCCACTTTCTACAGCTCTCCCGGGCTCACCCGGCACATCAACAAATGTCATCCGTCAGAAAACCGACAGGTTATCCTCCTGCAGATGCCAGTTCGCCCTGCCTGCTAA